CACCAGCAGGTCCGCGTCCACCACCTCCTCCAGAGTGGACCGAAACGCCTCGACCAACTGGGTGGGCAAGTGCCGCACGAACCCGACGGTGTCGGTGAGCACGTACGGCCGGCCGTCCTCGAACTCGGCGCGCCGCGTCGTGGGCTCCAGCGTGGCGAACAGCGCGTCCTGGACCAGCACTCCCGCCCCGGTCAGCGCGTTGAGCAGGCTCGACTTGCCGGCGTTGGTGTACCCGACGATGGCGATCGACGCCATGTCGGCGTGCAGCCGGCGACTGCGCTGGGTGTCGCGCACCTGCTTCATCGCCTTGATGTCGCGGCGCAGCTTGGACATCCGCTCGCGGATGCGGCGCCGATCGGTCTCGATCTTGGTTTCACCCGGGCCGCGCAGGCCCACCCCACCACCGCTGCCACCGGCGCGACCGCCGGCCTGCCGCGACATCGACTCACCCCAGCCGCGCAGGCGCGGCAGCATGTATTCCATCTGCGCCAGCGCTACCTGTGCCTTGCCCTCCCGGCTGGTGGCGTGCTGGGCGAAGATGTCCAGGATCAACGCGGTGCGGTCGATGACCTTGACCTTGACGGCCTTCTCCAGCGCCGTCAGCTGGGCCGGGGACAGCTCGCCGTCGCAGATCACCGTGTCGGCGCCGGTGGCGATCACCACTTCGCGCAGCTCCTGGGCCTTGCCGGAGCCGATATAGGTGGACGGGTCGGGGCGGTCGCGGCGCTGAATGAGGCCTTCGAGGACCTCGGAGCCAGCGGTTTCGGCCAGCGCCGCCAGCTCCTCCATACTGGCCTGGTTGTCGGCTGAGGTCCCCTCGGTCCACACGCCGACCAGCACCACCCGCTCCAGGCGCAGCTGCCGGTATTCGACTTCGGAGACGTCGGTGAGTTCGGTCGACAGCCCGGCGACGCGGCGCAGCGCGGATCGATCTTCGAGCGCGAGCTCACCGAGGCTGGGTTCTGGAATGCCCGTTTCGGGCGAATCTGGATAATTCATAAGCGCTTTCGATGGTGGCACGTCGCGGGCGGCGATGCACCTGAATATCAGGCCGGTGAGTCCCACCAGGCGTCGTCGAGCTCGCCGCGGGCCACCAGCACCGACGGCCCGCGCAGGAAGCTGGTGGCCTCGGTGACGGTGACGACGACGTCGCCGCCGGGAACGCGCACGGTCAGGGTTCCGGTCTGCGCACCCTCGGATGCCAGCGCCGCGACGGCGGCCGCGACCGTTCCGGTGCCGCACGACCGGGTCTCGCCGACACCACGTTCGTGGACGCGCATGGTGACCATGCCGTCGGCGGGGGCGGTGAGAACCTCGACGTTGACACCTTCGGGGAATTGCGCGGTATCGAAGGTGACCGGCGCCGCGACGTCCAGGGCGGCCAGCGCGGTGGCGGTCAGTTGCGGATCGACGCACGCCAGGTGCGGGTTGCCCACGTCGACCGCCACTCCGGCGAATCGCCTGCCGCCGACCGTAGCTTCGCCGCGGCCGAGCACATTCGCCTTGCCCATGTCGACGGTGACGTCGGCGTTGGTCTGGTCGACGTGGTGCAGGGTCACCGGCCGGGGTCCGGCCAGGGAGCCGACCACGAACTCGTCGCGCGTCTCCAGCCCGCTGGCACGCAGGTAGTGGGCGAACACCCGCACGCCGTTGCCGCACATCTGCGCGGTCGAGCCGTCGGCGTTGCGGTAATCCATGTACCAGTCGCCGGGGCACACGCCATCGGGCAGCCGATCGAGCACGCCGGCGGCCTGCGCGGCCCCGGCGGTGGTGACCCGCAGCACACCGTCGGCGCCCAGGCCGCGGCGCCGGTCGCACAACGCGGCGACCTTGGCGGCGGGCAACCCCACCCGGCAATCGACGTCGGGCAGCAGCACGAAGTCGTTCTGGGTGCCGTGACCCTTGGCGAAGAACACCGGATCAGCCTACGAACTCAGCCTGAGCGTTGCCAGGCCCGCAGCGTTTGATCGACCGCGTCGGCCGCGGTCGCATCGATCCAATGCACGCGGTGGTCGCGGCGAAACCACGATCGTTGCCGTCGCACATAGCGCCTGGTGCCGAAAAAGGTCTGCTGCTGCGCGTCGTCGAGTAGTTCGGCGGTTCCGCCGGCGTCCAGTGCCTCGATGACTTGCGCGTAACCCAGCGCGCGGGCGGCGGTGACGCCGTCGCGCAGGCCGCGACCGAGTAGCGTCCGCACCTCGTCGACCAACCCTTCGGTGAACATCAGCTCGGTGCGCCGCGCCAGGCGTTCGTCGAGAATCGTTGTGTCACAATCCAACCCAACGATCGCGGTGTTCCACCGGGGGACACCGATGCGCGGCGCGGACGCGGCGAACGGCTGCCCGGTGAGCTCGATTACCTCCAGCGCCCGCACCGTGCGCCGGCCGTCGGTGGGCAGAATCGCCGCGGCCGCGACGGGATCCCGGCGGGCCAGTTCGTCGTGCAGCCGGGCCACCCCGATCTCGGCCAGCCGTTGTTCCCAGCGGGCGCGTACGGCCGGATCGGTCGCCGGGAAGGACCAGTCGTCCAGCAGGGATTGGATGTAGAGCATCGACCCGCCGACCACGACCGGGACGGCCGCCCGGGCCCGGATCGCCTCGATGTCGGCGACGGCCGCCTGCTGATAGCGGGCAACGGTGGCGGTTTCGGTGACGTCGAGGACGTCGAGCTGGTGGTGCGGGATGCCGCGGCGCTGGGCGACCGGCAACTTGGCGGTCCCGATGTCCATGCCGCGGTAGAGCTGCATCGCGTCGGCGTTGACGATCTCCGCCGCGCCGCCCAACCGGTCCACGACGTCGAGCGCAAGTTGCGATTTGCCGGTGCCGGTCGGGCCGATGATCGCCAGCGGTCTCATGGTTGCCAGACACCGGCGAAGTAGCCCACCCCGTAGGGCGCCCCCCGGTAGAGCTCCTTGGCCGACCGCGGTCCGGTTCGGCCAGACCGGCCAGCACCTGGAAGGCGACCCGACCCAGGACCCGGTCCGGCAGCCGGGCCAGGGCGCCGATGTCACCGGCGGCGAGCGCATCGTCGAGGACCAGCTGCGGAGGGGCGCCGCTGGGGTCGTAGCCGCCGGGCGCGCTCGGGGTCAGGGTGTTCACGCCGTCGGCGACGACCAGCACACCGATCGGCTCGGATTCGCCGTCGATCTCAATACGCAACCGGCGCCCGCACGCGAGCGCGCCGGCGGGGTCCCGGTCGGCGGCATACGCCCGGACCTGCACGCTGCCGTCAGGTCGGGCCCGGCCGCGGACCCACCCAGCCAGCAGCGCGCACAACGGCAGGTCGGTCGGCTGGCGGCTTCCCGGCGCGAGAGCCACGGGTACGTCGACGCCGAATCCCGCGAAGGTTCCGGCGCACTCCGGGCCCAGGGTGGCGTCGGTGCCCGCAATGCCCACGGCGATCCACCGGGCCGGCAACACCGCGGCCGCGGCCAGTACCGCCGTCCGCAGCTCACTCGTCTCGGCGGCGGCCGCCCCAGCCAGGTCCGGGACCAGCACCGGCGCGGAAGGGACGATCGCGATCGCGCTCAGCACGCCACCAAACTAGCTGGACGTCACCCAGTCGTCGGCCCCCACGCCGGCTCCTCGGCCGCGATGACGGGAGCGGCGGGTCGGGCCGGGGCGGTGGGGGCTTCAGCTTCGGCTTCGGCCTCGGCCTCGATCGTGGCGGCCTCGCCGCGAGCCAGCGCCACCGTCGCGGCGATCACCATGGCGACGGCCGCACCCAGGCCGACCCACTCGAAGCCGTCGGCCCGCAGCGTCTCCCCCAGGACCGTGATACCCAGCACCGTGGCCACCACCGGCTTGGCCACCGTCATCGTCGGCAGCGATGCCGTCAGCACGCCGGCGCGGAACGCCGACTGCTGGAAAATCATCCCGCACAGCATCATCACCAGCCACGGGATGAATTCCGGCGCGCTGATCGCGGCCAAGAAACCCCGCGTGTGCAGCACGTCGACGACGCCTTTGGTCAGCACGGCGAACAAGGCCAGCGAGGAACCCGCGACGAAGGCCAGCAGCACCGCTGCCTGCGGGCGGCCCGACCACACCTTTGCCGCGATCACACAGGACACCAACAGCGGACCCATCACCACGGCCACGATCAGCCACGTCGACAGCGGTGCCCGGTCATGTCCGGCCGTCGGGTCACCGACTGAGATGACCACCGCCAGAGACGCGGCCAGCACACTCGCCCAGATCCACTCCGACCGGGTGATGCGGTGGTGGGTCAGGCGCGAGTAGATCGGCAGAGCGAACAGCAGGGCCGTCACCTGCAGCGCCGTCACCAGCATCACCGACGCCCAGATCAGCGCCACCGCCTGCAGGCTGTAGTTGAGGATGGCGCACAGACCGCCCGTCCACCAGCGCGCGTCACGCAGGGACATGCCGAACAGCTTGAGATGGCCGACCTGCTCGTCGGTGATCTCGTGCGCCGAGCGCTGGCGGATCACGTCGCCCGTCGCCGAGGCCAGCGCCGCGAACAGGGCGATGATCCCGGCGATCGCAACCATTGACATGGGTGACCCTCATTCCCAACTTCGCCGCCAGCGTCCCCCCGTCAGGTCTACGGACACCTGATATTCGCTGGCAGTTCAACCAATACTGTATGGCTCTGCAGAGACACTGAACAGTGCTGCGGCCGGTCGCCAATCCGTTTCGCGCCCTTGGAAACCTCCCGACGGTTACCTCGCCCCAGAGCCTTGCCAGCGAAACTTCAGCTCCGCCCAGAGCCGGTTATGTGGCGGCTGTGAGAATGCTCCGCGCCCGCCGACGTCCCCTCGTTACGGTACCCGGCCGCGAGCAGTCCCCGCCGGGTGCAATCCAACGGGAACCGATTCGTTACGCACCCTGTCACGGCGGGAAAAAGCATCGGTGCCCAAAGGTGGCCGCGTACCGCCTGCCAAACTGCTTGAATACTGGTGGGGAACCGGTCGGCAGAGCACCAGAGCTGCCGGTCGTCTTGGGTGCCGCTTCGCGCGGCAGCTGCGCGGGATCTCGACCGCGTGACGGAGAAGGATAGGTGACGAGCGCAATGACGGGTGACCAGCCCAGCGGCAACGACTCAGCAGGGTCGATCAGTGAAACATCCGCCAGGCCGGTACCCGGCCCGCGCCCAGGTCCCGGGCCCCGGCCCGGTCCGGCGCCGGGTACCCGACCCACGGTCACCCACCACGTGTCCAAGCACCCGCCCAGCGATCCGCACAAGTTCGGGCGGGTCGACGACGACGGCACCGTATGGCTGATCACCGCGTCCGGCGAGCGTGTTGTCGGCTCCTGGCAAGCCGGTGACCCCGAAGCCGCGTTTTCCCATTTCGGGCGGCGTTTCGACGACCTGAGCACCGAAGTCTCGCTGATGGAAGAGCGGCTGGTGTCCGGCACCGGGGATCCCCGCAAGATCAGCGCCCACGCCGCCGCACTGGCCGAGACGTTGCCCACGGCTGCGGTGCTCGGCGACGTGGACGCGATCGCCCGCCGGCTGGACGATATCCAGGCGCGCATCGACGTGTACGTCACGGCGCACCGGTCCAGGCGCGAAGAGCATCGGATCGCCCAGACCGCCCGCAAGGAGGCGCTGGCCGCCGAGGCGGAGGAGCTGGCCACCAACTCGACGCACTGGAAAGTCGCCGGCGACCGGCTGCGGGCCATCCTCGATGAGTGGAAGACGATCAGCGGGCTGGACCGCAAGGTCGACGACGCGTTGTGGAAGCGCTACTCCACCGCGCGGGAGACCTTCAACCGGCGGCGCGGTTCCCACTTCGCCGAACTGGACCGGGAGCGCTCGGGCATCCGTGCGGCCAAGGAGCGGCTCTGTGAGCGCGCCGAAGCGCTGTCCGACTCGACGGACTGGGCGGCCACCAGCGCCGAGTTCCGCAAGCTGCTGACCGAGTGGAAGGCGGCGGGACGCGCCAGCAAGGACGTCGACGACGCGCTGTGGCGCCGGTTCAAGGCCGCTCAAGACACGTTCTTCAAGGCCCGCAACGCCGTCACCGCGGAAAAGGACGCCGAGCAGCGGGCCAATGCCGCCGCCAAAGAGGCCCTGCTGGCCGAAGCGGAGAAGATCGACACCAGCAATCACGACGCCGCGCGCGCCGCGCTGCGCGCGATCGCCGACAAATGGGATGCGATCGGCAAGGTGCCGCGGGAGCGGTCCGCCGATCTGGAGCGGCGGCTGCGGGCGATCGAGAAGAAGGTGCGTGACGCAGGCGAGTCGGACTGGGCGGACCCGCAGGCGCAGGCCCGCGCCGAGCAGTTCCGGGCCCGCGCCGAGCAGTACGAACAGCAGGCGGCCAAGGCCGAGGCGGCGGGCAAGACCAAAGAAGCCGATCAGGCCAGGGCCAACGCCGAGCAGTGGCAGCAGTGGGCCGACGCCGCGGCCAAGGCGCTGACCCGCAGGTCCTAGCGTTCGTCGGGCTCGGGGCTTTCGGGGTCGGTCGGCTCCGCGGGCGGACGGCCCAGGACGGTGTTGGACTCCAGCTCGCTGACGACGCGGCGCCGTTCCTGCTCGGCGGCCAGTTGCACGATGGTGCGCTGCCACACCACGCGGGCCCAGTGGAAGGTCAGCAGGATCACGGTGATCCAGGAGACGAACAGGCCGATGCCCGGGCCGGGGTGGCCGAGCGGCACAGTCTGGCGCGACCAGACGGCCAGCATGCCGGCGCCGCTGGCCAGCGCCGAGCCCGCCAGTGCCACCCACGCCACCGCCCAGCGCCGGGTCAGCAACGCCAGCGTGGAGAAGCCGATCCCGAACACCAGCGCCAGCCACTCGAAAACCCGCAACGGCAGCGCGACCACCGCCTGGGCGGCGCCGTGGGTGTTGAACAGCAAATCCCAGCCGCGGACGCTTCCGGTGTGCGGCAGGACGAACGAGCTCACCAATACGAACACCAAGATCGCCACGACCAAAGCCCTTGCACCAGGATCGATTTCACGTGCCACACGCCGCTCGGCGTCCTCGATCTCGGACCGGTAGGCGTCGAAATCCGCCACGTCTGTGTCTCCGTTCATCTGCTCATCGACCGAAGCCGGGTTGACCGCATCCGGCCGGTTGGGCCGGGGCGAGCGGCAACCCGACCGCGGGCATGCCGAGGCCGACCCCGCTGCTCGGTTTGCGGCCCGCGGCGTGCGCGTCTCCGGCGCGGGTGCGGCGATGGCTCAGGACGCCGGCATCGGCAATAAGGTGGTGCGGTGCGGCGTCGGTAACTCGCACGGTAACGATGTCACCGGGGCGCACCTGGTCGGTTCCCGACACGCGCCCGGTCGAGTCGACCGCCTGGGTCCGGTCGCTGGTGGCGAAGTGGACCAGCCTGCCGTCGCGCGCCCGGCCCGTCATGCGTGCCGTGCTGGCGTCCTTGCGTCCCTCCCCGGTGGCGACCAGAAGTTCGACGGTTTGGCCGACCAGGGCGCGGTTGTGCTCGAGGGAGATCCGCTCCTGCAGGTCGACGAGACGCAGATAGCGTTCCTGCACAACGGCTTTCGGTAGCTGATCCGGGAGTTCAGCGGCGGGGGTGCCGGGGCGCTGCGAGTACTGGAAGGTGAATGCCGCCGCGAATCGAGCCCGGGCCACGACGTCGAGGGTGGCCTGGAAGTCCTCCTCGGTCTCGCCGGGAAATCCGACGATCAGGTCGGTGGTGATGGCGGCATGCGGCATCGCCGCCCGGACCCGTTCGATGATGCCGAGGTAACGCTCGGCGCGGTAGGAACGGCGCATCGCGCGCAGGATCCGATCCGATCCGGACTGCAGCGGCATGTGCAGCGCCGGGCAGACATTCGGTGTCTGCGCCATCGCCTCGATCACGTCGTCGGTGAACTCGGCGGGGTGCGGTGACGTGAACCGGACCCGCTCCAGGCCGTCGATGTCGCCGCAGGCCTTGAGCAGTTCGGCGAAGGCGCCGCGGTCGCGGGGTATCGCGGGGTCGGCGAAAGAGACGCCGTAGGCGTTGACGTTCTGACCCAGCAGGGTGATTTCCAGGACGCCGTCGTCCACCAGTGAGCGCACCTCGGCCAGAATGTCGGCGGGACTGCGATCGACCTCTTTGCCCCGCAACGACGGGACGATGCAGAACGTGCAGCTGTTATTGCAGCCCACGGAGATGGAAACCCAAGCGGCATAAGCCGATTCGCGAGCACTCGGCAGCGAAGACGGAAACTCCTGCAGGGCCTCGGCGATCTCCACCTGTGCCGCGTTGTTGTGCCGGGCGCGTTCCAGCAGGGTGGGCAGCGAGCCGATGTTGTGAGTGCCGAAGACGACGTCGACCCACGGCGCCTTGTGCAGCACAACGTCGCGGTCCTTCTGCGCCAGGCACCCGCCGACGGCGATCTGCATGTCGGGGTTGCTGCGCTTGCGTGGCGCCAGGTGACTGAGGTTGCCGTAGAGCTTGTTGTCGGCGTTCTCCCGGACGGCGCAGGTGTTGAACACGACGATGTCGGCCTCGGCCTCGTCGGCCGCGCGCTGGTAGCCGGCCGCCTCGAGCAGGCCCGCCAGTCGCTCGGAGTCGTGGACGTTCATCTGGCAGCCGTAGGTACGCACCTGGTAGGTCCGCGCCGACGCTGCGGAAACGGCGTCACTCGCCGCGCCCGCAACGCCTGGTACCACCGTCGAAGTCACGGGGTAATGGTACGGGGACCGCCGCTGACCGGAGGAACCCGCAGCTCACGGCAGCCCCCGCAGCCGGGTCGGCTAGACCCGCCGACGCTCCCGTTCGGCGGCCAACTCGGCCAGCACCACCTCGCACGCGACGGTCTGGCTGTACCCGCGGCGGGCCAGCAGCCCGACCAGCCGGCGAGTCACCTTGATGTCGTCGTCGCCACCCAGCACCTCCCGGCGCAGCCGAGTCCGTATCAGCTGCTCGGCTTGCGCCCGCTCGGCACCGGCATCGATCCCGCCGAGCACCCCGGTGATCACCTCGTTGTCCACGCCCTTGGTACGCAGCTCAGCAGCCAACGCGCGTTTGCTCTTACCCGCGTTCGCCCGCCGCGACCGCACCCACTGCTCGGCGAAGTCCGCATCGTCAACCAGCCCGACGGCGGCCAGCCGGTCGAGTACCCGGTGGCTGACCTCGTCGGGATAGCCCTTCTTGGCCAGTTGGCCGGCCAATTCGGCCCTGGTACGTGCTCGCGCGGTGAGCAGGCGCAGGCACAATGCCCGCGCCTGCTCTTCGCGGCGAGACGACTCAGAAGTCGACGGGGGCGGGCAGGACGCTGTCATCGGTCACCACTGCACCAATGCCGAGCTTTTCCTTGATCTTCTTCTCGATCTCGTTGGCCACTTCGCTGTTCTCCATCAGGAAGTTGCGGGCGTTCTCCTTGCCCTGGCCGAGCTGTTCGCCCTCGTAGGTGAACCAGGCCCCGGCTTTGCGGATGAAGCCCTGATCCACTCCCATGTCGATCAGCGAACCTTCCCTGCTGATACCCCTGCCGTAGAGGATGTCGAACTCGGCCTGTTTGAACGGCGGTGACACCTTGTTCTTGACGATCTTGACGCGGGTGCGGTTGCCGACCGCGTTGGTGCCGTCCTTGAGCGTCTCGATCCGCCGCACGTCCATACGCACCGACGCGTAGAACTTCAGCGCCTTGCCGCCGGTGGTCGTCTCAGGACTCCCGAACATGACTCCGATTTTTTCGCGCAACTGGTTGATGAAGATCGCCGTGGTGCCCGAATTGTTAAGCGCACCAGTCATTTTCCGCAGCGCCTGACTCATCAGCCGGGCCTGCAGCCCGACGTGGCTGTCACCCATCTCGCCTTCGAGCTCCGCGCGCGGCACCAGTGCCGCCACCGAGTCGATGACCAGGATGTCCAGCGCACCCGAACGGATCAGCATGTCGGCGATCTCAAGTGCCTGCTCCCCCGTGTCCGGCTGGCTGACCAACAGCGAATCGGTGTCGACGCCGAGCTTCTTGGCGTAATCCGGGTCCAGCGCATGCTCGGCGTCGATAAACGCCGCGACGCCGCCGGCTGCCTGGGCGTTGGCCACCGCGTGCAGTGCCACGGTGGTCTTACCCGAGGACTCCGGGCCGTAGATCTCGATGACCCGGCCACGGGGCAGGCCGCCGATGCCCAGCGCGACGTCCAGCGCGATGGACCCCGTCGGGATGACTGAAATCGGCTGACGCACCTCGTCGCCGAGGCGCATCACCGAGCCTTTGCCGTAACTCTTCTCGATCTGGGCCATCGCCAGTTCGAGAGCCTTCTCGCGGTCAGGGGCTTGTGCCATGGTGCCTCTCCTGTAGTCGGTGTTCGGTGACCGGTATTGGTCGGTTGGCTGTGACACTAGAGAGGGCCACCGACAAGTCGAGATCTCCGAATGCCAACACACTAGCCGAACACCTGTTCGACTCCACTTTCGACACGCCGCATAGGGCGATTTCGCCGGAAAGGCACCCGGAAACCCATGGACATCGCCGCCGAACTCGCCGAGATCTCCACCTATGGAGGATTTTTCGCCGTGAAAGTGGGCGGCGACCCCACGGGCTGGCATCCCGTCACCACGTCCTACACCGACGGCTTCACCGATCTGATCGATGTCACCAACACGCGCCTGGCCAGCTCCGAGCCGCGAATCGGCGCTTCGCTGGTGCACCTGGCCCACGCCGCTCGGCTGTGGTCACTCGTGTTGGCCTGTGTGCTGGCCCACGGCGTGCTGCCCGACCTGACCGACCTGCAGCGCGCCGACGACAGCGCCCAACTGCGGCTGCCCGAACCCGTCGGCGAAACCGTTCCACCCGATCCCGAACTCTTGTATTGCGTCGTCGTGCAGGACCACATGGAGCGGTTTGCCGCCGGCCTGCGGGTCAATCTGGCACCTGGCCTGCGCTCCGGCAACATCGCCTCGGCGCTCACCGGAACCGCGCGAATGCTGCTCGCGGCGCGGCCCGATCTCCGGGGGCCGATCACCCGCACCACTGCCGCCCTGCTGGATATCGGCGAACTGGCCGGAACCGGCGAACTCGTCGGCCCCGATCTGGGCTTCCGGCGCAACAGCTGCTGTCTCTACTACCGCGTGCCTGGCGGTGGCAAATGCGGCGACTGCGGGCTTTGACGGCTTGAGTTCCCCGCCGAGAGTCACGCCAGCGTGACGTTCGGCGTCGAAGTCTGCGCCAGCGTGACGTTCG
The nucleotide sequence above comes from Mycobacterium kiyosense. Encoded proteins:
- the hflX gene encoding GTPase HflX (frameshifted, insertion at around 3917862, deletion at around 3919068), which encodes MNYPDSPETGIPEPSLGELALEDRSALRRVAGLSTELTDVSEVEYRQLRLERVVLVGVWTEGTSADNQASMEELAALAETAGSEVLEGLIQRRDRPDPSTYIGSGKAQELREVVIATGADTVICDGELSPAQLTALEKAVKVKVIDRTALILDIFAQHATSREGKAQVALAQMEYMLPRLRGWGESMSRQAGGRAGGSGGGVGLRGPGETKIETDRRRIRERMSKLRRDIKAMKQVRDTQRSRRLHADMASIAIVGYTNAGKSSLLNALTGAGVLVQDALFATLEPTTRRAEFEDGRPYVLTDTVGFVRHLPTQLVEAFRSTLEEVVDADLLVHVVDGSDVNPLAQISAVRQVISEVIADHDTAAPPELVVVNKVDAASGLMLAKLRHELPGAVFVSARTGGGDRRAACSDGRTRGSDRRRGGRGDPLRAR
- the dapF gene encoding diaminopimelate epimerase — its product is MFFAKGHGTQNDFVLLPDVDCRVGLPAAKVAALCDRRRGLGADGVLRVTTAGAAQAAGVLDRLPDGVCPGDWYMDYRNADGSTAQMCGNGVRVFAHYLRASGLETRDEFVVGSLAGPRPVTLHHVDQTNADVTVDMGKANVLGRGEATVGGRRFAGVAVDVGNPHLACVDPQLTATALAALDVAAPVTFDTAQFPEGVNVEVLTAPADGMVTMRVHERGVGETRSCGTGTVAAAVAALASEGAQTGTLTVRVPGGDVVVTVTEATSFLRGPSVLVARGELDDAWWDSPA
- the miaA gene encoding tRNA dimethylallyltransferase, whose product is MRPLAIIGPTGTGKSQLALDVVDRLGGAAEIVNADAMQLYRGMDIGTAKLPVAQRRGIPHHQLDVLDVTETATVARYQQAAVADIEAIRARAAVPVVVGGSMLYIQSLLDDWSFPATDPAVRARWEQRLAEIGVARLHDELARRDPVAAAAILPTDGRRTVRALEVIELTGQPFAASAPRIGVPRWNTAIVGLDCDTTILDERLARRTELMFTEGLVDEVRTLLGRGLRDGVTAARALGYAQVIEALDAGGTAELLDDAQQQTFFGTRRYVRRQRSWFRRDHRVHWIDATAADAVDQTLRAWQRSG
- the miaB gene encoding tRNA-2-methylthio-N(6)-dimethylallyladenosine synthase: MTSTVVPGVAGAASDAVSAASARTYQVRTYGCQMNVHDSERLAGLLEAAGYQRAADEAEADIVVFNTCAVRENADNKLYGNLSHLAPRKRSNPDMQIAVGGCLAQKDRDVVLHKAPWVDVVFGTHNIGSLPTLLERARHNNAAQVEIAEALQEFPSSLPSARESAYAAWVSISVGCNNSCTFCIVPSLRGKEVDRSPADILAEVRSLVDDGVLEITLLGQNVNAYGVSFADPAIPRDRGAFAELLKACGDIDGLERVRFTSPHPAEFTDDVIEAMAQTPNVCPALHMPLQSGSDRILRAMRRSYRAERYLGIIERVRAAMPHAAITTDLIVGFPGETEEDFQATLDVVARARFAAAFTFQYSQRPGTPAAELPDQLPKAVVQERYLRLVDLQERISLEHNRALVGQTVELLVATGEGRKDASTARMTGRARDGRLVHFATSDRTQAVDSTGRVSGTDQVRPGDIVTVRVTDAAPHHLIADAGVLSHRRTRAGDAHAAGRKPSSGVGLGMPAVGLPLAPAQPAGCGQPGFGR
- the recX gene encoding regulatory protein RecX; this translates as MCLRLLTARARTRAELAGQLAKKGYPDEVSHRVLDRLAAVGLVDDADFAEQWVRSRRANAGKSKRALAAELRTKGVDNEVITGVLGGIDAGAERAQAEQLIRTRLRREVLGGDDDIKVTRRLVGLLARRGYSQTVACEVVLAELAAERERRRV
- the recA gene encoding protein RecA, coding for MAQAPDREKALELAMAQIEKSYGKGSVMRLGDEVRQPISVIPTGSIALDVALGIGGLPRGRVIEIYGPESSGKTTVALHAVANAQAAGGVAAFIDAEHALDPDYAKKLGVDTDSLLVSQPDTGEQALEIADMLIRSGALDILVIDSVAALVPRAELEGEMGDSHVGLQARLMSQALRKMTGALNNSGTTAIFINQLREKIGVMFGSPETTTGGKALKFYASVRMDVRRIETLKDGTNAVGNRTRVKIVKNKVSPPFKQAEFDILYGRGISREGSLIDMGVDQGFIRKAGAWFTYEGEQLGQGKENARNFLMENSEVANEIEKKIKEKLGIGAVVTDDSVLPAPVDF